The nucleotide sequence CGCGCCCGAGGTCGAGTCCGCCGTCCTCCCGCTGCGCGCCCGGATCTCCGTCCGCGCGGGTCTCGGCAACCTCGCCACCGGACTGCGGCCGCCCGCCACCGGCCACGACAACCCGCACTTCTTCGACGACGCGGCCTGCGTGCGCGCCGCCGTCCTGGCCGTCGTCCACCCCGGGGACCCCCGTGCCGCCGCCGAACTCGCCGAGTTCGACGCCCGGTACACCCAGGACGGCGACGGTGTGCACGGCGCCCGCGCGATGGCGGCGGCCGTCGCCGCGGCCCTCGGCGGGGCGACGGTCGACGAGTCCGTCGAGGCGGCGCTCGCCGAACTCCCGCCCGTCACCGAGATCGGCCGCAACGCCCGGTACGCGGTGAAGCTCGCCCAGACCGCCGGTTCGGCCTTCGAGCTGGTCCCGCTCCTGGAGCACCAGATCGTGGACCACGTCTACAGCTACGGCATCGCCGCCGCCGAGACCGTCCCGGTGGCGCTCGCGCTGGCCACCGCCGCCCGGGGCGGGATGACGGCCGCGGTACCGGCCGCCGTGTGCCTCTCCCGGGTCGCCGACTCCGCGCCCGCGCTGGCCGGCGCGCTCACCGGGGCGCTGGGCGGGGGCCGTTCGGTGCCGCCGACCTGGCGCGAGGCGTGCCGGACGCTGGCGGGGTGCGCGCTGCCACGGCTCGCGGGGACGGATCTGGTCGAACTCGCCGGGCTGCTCGCAGCCACGGAACCGGCCACCCCGGGTGGACAATTCCGACATGACACCCACACTGGATGACCGGATCACCGGCAGTCTCCTCGGGGCCGCCGTCGGCGACGCGCTCGGCGGCCCCGTCGAGGGCTACACCCCCGAGCAGATCGTGGAGCGCCACGGCGGCCGCGTCACCGGCATCGTCGGCCCCTGGAACGGCGACGAGTGGCGCACGGCCCGGCCCATCGCCCCGTACCACAAGGGCGACGGGCACGTCACCGACGACACCTTGATGACCCACGCCCTGATCCGGGTGTACGAGAAGGTCCGCGGCCACCTCGACGCGTACGCGGCGGCGGACCACCTCGTCCCCGAACTCATGGGCTCCCCCGTCTGGATCCCCGAACTCGAGGCGGAGGCGCTCCCGCTCCAGCGGATCTTCCTGGCGGAGAAGTGGCTGGTGGCGCGCCTGCACTACGGCCATGTGGACCCGCGCGAGGCGGGCGGCGGAAACATCGTCAACTGCGGCGCCGCGATGTACATGGCGCCGGTCGGACTCGTCAACGCCGCCCACCCGGAGGCCGCGTACGCCGAGGCCCTCGACCTCGCGGGCGCCCACCAGTCCTCGTACGGCCGCGAGGCGGCGGGCGTCTTCGCGGCGGCGGTGGCGGCGGCGTGCGTCCCCGGCGCCACGCCGTCCTCGGTGGTCGGCACG is from Streptomyces venezuelae ATCC 10712 and encodes:
- a CDS encoding ADP-ribosylglycohydrolase family protein, which codes for MTPTLDDRITGSLLGAAVGDALGGPVEGYTPEQIVERHGGRVTGIVGPWNGDEWRTARPIAPYHKGDGHVTDDTLMTHALIRVYEKVRGHLDAYAAADHLVPELMGSPVWIPELEAEALPLQRIFLAEKWLVARLHYGHVDPREAGGGNIVNCGAAMYMAPVGLVNAAHPEAAYAEALDLAGAHQSSYGREAAGVFAAAVAAACVPGATPSSVVGTALALAKDGTRAAIEAVAEVACRHRDFESALTPLRKAVAPFDSVGPDYRAPSLGARRPSRLHAIEELPIALGMLLVGEGDYRRTVLGSVNYGRDCDSIATMAGAIVGALHGESAVPSEWAKRVAEASRLDLHAPARALTEVAREIFAQDRDRRRAHEAAFATLTGAAAR
- a CDS encoding ADP-ribosylglycohydrolase family protein — its product is MSADPTTTAAATAAGVGSAPTAVDNAPTPVGDRSAGRWGNPDTESGGGWAPHPSPAAGPLLGDHQDPAASPLLGDHQDPAAGPLLGDHQDPAAGPLLGDHQDPAASPMPHGTGTWGGTPGAPRPDVPHTAPREAVEGLLLGLAAGDAAGWPAARHRAARMPEWTRRLTRELDTFAEQNATTTLPVPIALNQPPEPLRLGPSDDAEWAVFTAEAILTASGPVFTGLPPERRLRAAVDLAWNALAGQVAAAAARAPEVESAVLPLRARISVRAGLGNLATGLRPPATGHDNPHFFDDAACVRAAVLAVVHPGDPRAAAELAEFDARYTQDGDGVHGARAMAAAVAAALGGATVDESVEAALAELPPVTEIGRNARYAVKLAQTAGSAFELVPLLEHQIVDHVYSYGIAAAETVPVALALATAARGGMTAAVPAAVCLSRVADSAPALAGALTGALGGGRSVPPTWREACRTLAGCALPRLAGTDLVELAGLLAATEPATPGGQFRHDTHTG